The Dehalococcoidia bacterium region GTGGGCAACTCAAACGGCTGGCGCATGGACGACGTCGTGCCCGCGGCCGAGATCCTCGACCGCGTGAACGAACGCTGGCCGCTCGAGCTGATTCCACCGAACTACGCGGGCGAGGTGGCAACGCGCTACCGTTACGTCGACGGCGGCGGCGAGATCGGCGTGATCGCCTCCGTGACGCAGCCGTTCTGCGGCGCCTGCACGCGCGGCCGGCTTTCCGCGGACGGGCGGCTCTACACCTGCCTGTTCGGCGTGCTGGGCCACGACTTCCGCGGCCCGCTGCGCGCCGGCGCCAGCGACGAGGAGCTCACTGACCTGCTCGGCCGGATCTGGGGCAGCCGCCGCGACCGCTACTCGGAGCTGCGCTCGGAGCAGACGCTGCCGCTGCGCAAGGTCGAGATGTCGCACATCGGCGGCTGAGCCGCGCGGGCTGGCAGACGTGGGCGCTCAGATCGCCTTGAACTGCTCGAATGGCTGGCGGCAGGCGCGGCAGTAGTGGATGGCGCGGCAGGGCGTCGGCCCGAAGGGCGACTCCAGCCGCGTACTGCGCCCGCCGCAGTGCGGGCACGGCGAGACCGGCCAGTCCATCAGTTGCAACGGCAGCGGCGTGGGCGGCGCGATCCCGGCTGCTCTCAGCTTCTCGCGGCCCTCTGGCGTGATGCGCTCAGAGGTCCATGCTTCGTCTCGCACAGTCGAGACGCGCACCGAGCCGCAGGCCGCCAGGGCGTCTTCGATCGCGTCACGGATCAGGTCGAGCGCCGGACAGCCGAGGAAGGTCGGCATCAGCTCCACGGTGACTTCATCGGCCGCCAGCGCCACGCGGCGAATCATGCCGAGGTCGACCACCGAGAGGGCGGGCAGCTCCGGATCGGGCACGTCGCGCAGCCGCTGCCAAATCTGCTCCTCGGCGCTGCGGACGCTCAGGTCTCGATCGTCTGCCGGCATGGACGCTCACTCTGCCTCTCCGCGCCGCCGCCGCCGTCACCAGGTCGCGGCCGGGTCCAGGCGGTAGACGCTGGTCATGTCGTCCCACTGCTGCAGCCACTCGGGGCCATGCTCGCCGCGCCGCCCGCCCAGGGCGGAACGCGCAAGCGGGGCAAGGC contains the following coding sequences:
- the paaD gene encoding 1,2-phenylacetyl-CoA epoxidase subunit PaaD: MPADDRDLSVRSAEEQIWQRLRDVPDPELPALSVVDLGMIRRVALAADEVTVELMPTFLGCPALDLIRDAIEDALAACGSVRVSTVRDEAWTSERITPEGREKLRAAGIAPPTPLPLQLMDWPVSPCPHCGGRSTRLESPFGPTPCRAIHYCRACRQPFEQFKAI